A section of the Hevea brasiliensis isolate MT/VB/25A 57/8 chromosome 17, ASM3005281v1, whole genome shotgun sequence genome encodes:
- the LOC110658169 gene encoding protein DETOXIFICATION 35, whose product MERPLLNGSLTSGDGDYLPVRSFKEIKSVFWIETVKLWKIAAPIVFNTLCQYGINSVTNIFVGHVGNFELSAVAISLSVIGTFSFGFMLGMGSALETLCGQAFGAGRVHMLGIYMQRSWIILFVTCIFLLPIYIFASPILKLLGQEESVADYAGNFTLLIIPQLFSLAINFPTTKFLQAQSKVTALAWIGFVALILHIPLLWLLIFVFSWGTTGAAIAFDITNWGMVVAQVVYVMGWCKDGWQGFSWSAFKEIWAFVRLSLASAVMLCLEIWYMMSIIVLTGHLGNAVIAVDSLSICMNFNGWEAMLFIGINAAISVRVSNELGSGHPRAAKYSVYVTVFQSFLIGILFMLIILIAKDYFAIIFTNSKDLQVAVSKLAFLLALTMVLNSVQPVIGGVAIGSGWQALVAYINIGCYYIFGLPLGFLLGYKANLGVKGVWGGMIAGTALQTLLLLIVLYRTNWNKEVEQTSERVRRWGGQEVDKENTVDGV is encoded by the exons ATGGAGAGGCCGCTGCTTAACGGAAGTCTCACCTCCGGCGACGGAGACTACTTGCCAGTGAGGAGTTTCAAGGAGATAAAGTCTGTATTTTGGATTGAGACAGTGAAGTTGTGGAAGATTGCCGCTCCAATTGTGTTTAATACCCTGTGCCAATATGGGATAAACTCGGTTACCAACATATTTGTGGGTCATGTTGGAAATTTTGAGCTTTCTGCTGTTGCCATTTCTCTCTCTGTTATTGGCACCTTTTCTTTTGGATTCATG CTTGGAATGGGGAGCGCACTGGAGACGCTCTGTGGTCAAGCTTTTGGTGCTGGGCGAGTTCACATGCTTGGTATTTACATGCAGCGGTCATGGATTATCTTATTCGTGACTTGTATCTTCTTGTTGCCCATTTACATTTTCGCTAGTCCTATATTGAAGCTCCTTGGGCAAGAAGAAAGTGTCGCAGACTATGCTGGAAATTTTACTTTACTAATTATCCCGCAGTTGTTTTCACTTGCCATCAATTTCCCTACCACAAAGTTCCTTCAGGCTCAAAGCAAGGTTACTGCGCTTGCCTGGATCGGCTTCGTGGCTCTGATCCTGCACATTCCTTTGCTCTGGCTCTTGATTTTTGTATTTAGCTGGGGTACAACTGGTGCAGCCATAGCATTTGATATTACTAATTGGGGAATGGTTGTGGCTCAAGTTGTTTATGTCATGGGATGGTGCAAGGACGGTTGGCAAGGATTTTCTTGGTCTGCGTTTAAAGAGATTTGGGCTTTTGTTCGGCTCTCACTTGCCTCAGCTGTTATGCTTTGCCTAGAGATTTGGTATATGATGAGCATTATTGTGCTCACTGGCCATCTTGGTAATGCAGTGATTGCAGTTGATTCCCTCTCTATATG TATGAATTTCAATGGTTGGGAGGCTATGTTGTTCATTGGAATAAATGCAGCTATAAG CGTTCGTGTCTCCAATGAGCTTGGATCAGGACATCCAAGAGCAGCCAAATATTCCGTATATGTGACTGTATTTCAGTCCTTCCTCATTGGAATTcttttcatgctcatcatattgaTAGCCAAGGACTATTTTGCAATCATTTTCACTAACAGCAAAGATCTGCAAGTAGCCGTCTCCAAGCTAGCATTTCTCCTTGCCCTCACCATGGTTCTTAACAGTGTTCAGCCAGTGATAGGAG GTGTTGCCATTGGGAGTGGTTGGCAAGCATTAGTGGCCTATATCAACATCGGTTGCTACTATATTTTTGGGCTTCCTCTTGGTTTCCTGCTTGGTTACAAAGCAAACTTAGGAGTGAAG GGAGTCTGGGGGGGAATGATAGCTGGAACTGCTTTGCAGACCTTGCTGCTCTTGATAGTACTTTACAGAACCAACTGGAACAAAGAG GTAGAGCAAACATCAGAGCGCGTGCGGAGGTGGGGTGGACAAGAAGTGGACAAGGAGAATACTGTTGATGGTGTATGA